The window AGGCTTAAGCATGGAAAGTGGTATTCTTGGGGAGCCGTTGTATGCACCATCAACTATATACGGCACAGGGACAACCGGTTCAGACTATAGTCATTATAGTCAATTTGGCTAGTTTGGACACCAATAGGCCAGCTCTTCCCCCTTTGCCACTAAGTATGAGGGTCACACTCCTAGATTGGGTCAGGTTTTATGGATAACATTTTTGGGGTTCCAAAACCCCAGCCATACATGCCGTTTCCTATTCGTCAGCATCAACAGCAGCTATGGATCTCGTTCCAACTCATTTAGTTTCAGAGATATCTACCCAAGGATTAGGTATCTCCAgttttttggtgatgatgtttaTGGGGCTGTTGTGGTAGACTTTGAGTATATCTACCCAGCCTTTGTGCTTCAAGCAAAACAAAACATACTTTGACATTAGCATCAACAATATGGAGGCTATGATGACATGGCCTGGCACTAATTTCAGTACTAAGAGTCTTGGTCTCTAAGATAAAGTCTAAATGTCTAGTTGTTTACTATATCAGTATATCTATGTTATGTACTTTATGCAACTATGTTGTTACTTGTAATGTTAATTGTCGCTTATCTTATGGCATTAtaaattttcaatgtatgtgacTGATCAATCATCAATAGTAATTAGAAATTATGCTTTATATTataatgattatgttgtgtcaaaATATTGATTGTGGAAGGTGGATTGATGAATATATCATACTAGATAAAGGGTTGACTCGTCGACTACTTATATAGGATACAatgtcaaagtaccattttgagcttgatttaaaaaaaaaaaaaaacctgatgttttcattgtgtttagaatgaCTAAAACAAGATAAATACATagtttcaggggctacaaaggCCATATGCCCACCGAGATCAACCAACAAGATTAACGCAAAAAAGATACAAAATCTCAACAAGATCTCGCCAAATctgactcttttttttcttgtgagaTGTGTGGAGAAACTGAGATCTTAAACCCTAGATATAACCCATTTGTTGAATGAGACCCTTCCAAGGTATTTCCACTGTGTGGGCCCCCTTTGTGGTGCATTATGCTATTATGTTTTGGGCAAATTTTCTTCAATAACAGAGCACTTACCCTAACTCCTTTAGTGGTTTGTAGCCCTTCCATGTAATGAGCCGAGTAAATCCACAAGTTACTAGTGGCTGTCACCTGGTTGCATTACCTAtgtccaaaagttgaaattaggCTGGGGTTTTGAGCACCAGTGTAACAAaaagtgttcttcaagatcTTTTCACATGGATTGAGTAGATTCGGCATAAAACATGCTATTGGCAATGGTGCAAGTGACAACATTCAAGATCCAAGAAAGGATCATAAAGTTGCAATAATCCTAGAGTTAAACTGCAGACGAGGTGCTGTCGGCCTAGGAAAGGTACCATCGATGAACATGATTTTGTTCTTGACGTACAAGGCCATACGCATAGCACGACAACAAGTGGAAAAGTTGCCACCATCCAGAGGAGTGGAAACCAGGATAGTATATGGGTTGTCAAATGGATGAAGATAATAGGGAGAGGATGTATCGATAGCAACGCCCGAAATTGGAGAAATCACACTCCCAGAGGCGATTGGAGAGAGATTCATCACTGACTGCAGGGAACTCGGTTGCCATGAGGAGATGAACTTCACAatagctttgataccatgtgaAAATTTGATATGAGGGTAAAACTCGATGATATCATTAATGATGATAAATGAGAAATATACAGACGATAACTTAACCATGTATCCTTTTGATTGTGGGATGGTGATACAATAGAGATGGAGATCTAGTTACATAAGGAAAGATGAGAAAGTGATTTGAGATAAATATGGAAGTGTGAGTAAGTGATTGAGATATGCTTGGAGGGCATGGCTAACGCAAGCTGGCTAATGAGTTGGACTCCcattcaaagattgatcttgcTCTTGCAGAGATTACTAATGAGATAATTGAACATTGAGAGCGCATAACTGTACAGTTAAAATCCTTATTAAGGAATCCAATACCAGTTAAGTATTGTGATGCTACGATCTCTGCTTTCAGTCCAAGTTCGTGACCAGATATCTGATTCTGGCATACTTAACAAGAATTTATCACCAGCCCCTTGctcattttttgatgaagaaatatccaaaagaatagaaaaaaaaaaaaaggaacggaTTATATAAATGGTACTTAAAGTGAAGATGCCCTAATATCCATAAACAACCAACCCTTCATTTGGAAACCATGGTTTTGTTTTCCATACATATGGATTTGATTAAGGTTTATTTTTCTGCACGACTTGGCCAAATAGAATGGTTCTTTCCATTGACGTCTTCATCGACGACTGCGGAAATTCTTTTCCTGGCAAGTTCATGGACTAGTGTGGCAAAGGATAATAACTTCCCTTTATTATGTGATGGATGGTACCCCACAGCATCGTATATTGAAGCAAGTGCATTGCTCAACATAATTTTAACTCCCTTGCTGCTAATTGCAATAGTGTCCAATGAATTTAAAGCTTTGCCATAGCTGAGACTGGCAGCTTGTACCTAGCTGGGAGCTTTAAATCTTCCCATTCCTCATCATCTACCTTCGAGAAATATCGTTCCACCATGTCATCACTAATTAGCTCCAACTGAGAGGGCTCCCACTGAAAGTATCAAGCAAAGCATATTCTAGTCAAATATCCAACCTAAGGATTTCACCAGAAATTGAGATCAAATGTTTGGCAAGAAAACGGAAGTAAAATACAGCTTTTGTACAACCTTGGGGTTTCTGTCCTTATCCACCAATATAGCTCTGCAACCCTGCATTTGAAGTTTGGTATTCAGAATCATCTACGAGGTGGAGTGAGAAAAATTAATATTGGTGACAAGTTTGTGCTCCAGTAACCTCAAAGAAATCCTCGCTGACTTCTTTCCTCAAGACATGACAGCAGACCCTGTATTCTTGAATAAGACATCGGCCAACACCTTGCACCCTCCCTTCCCTGATCTGGACTTGCAGGACAAAAGTAACAATAAGAGCAGAAGTATCGTCTAAGTGAAACCAAGTAAACCTAGAGCAGGCCTACAATTTACAATTAGTCAAAATTTGAAAGTTCACAAACTAGCATGATAATGTCTCAACTTCTACATGGTTAATCACAAAAAACCTAAATGGACTGGCCCCTTATAATCAGCTTGTTATAgctatcatttaaaaaaaaaaagatctactTAGCCAAGTAAAAAGATCACTAAAACCTTTGACAGTTCCATTTCAGCCTATACATTCGCAATTGAAGAAAGTAcctgttttttatttaaaattttcaagtttaaGGAACTCAGAAGAAATTTAAGGTCGTGCTTGATCTCTTCtaagtttcttcctcttgcCAACATGATCATTTGAATTATGTTCCATACCCTACCAATTCAAGTGCACCACACCTCATTGCTGTTATTTTGCTTTCCAACCCAcataatttaaaataatttagaCAATAGCTAAGATCAGTTACTCTTAATAACTGAAGCTTCATCATAACCCAAAGTTTGTCATCCCTTCACCTTTGAGAAACATCTTATAATGTTCTATTTTGTTCTATTTTGGAGACATTTAAATATTGTTCAAGTGTCAATCACCCATTGATATATAGCAGTGTCCCTGTTTATGGGTTTAGGAAGGTTGCTGTATCTGACACTGTTTCCAGCTTGGCATGTATTTGTCCATAACAGATTTGATCCTGTGATGTAATGTTATATGTTGTAAAAATTTTTAATCCTTCCCCTCTCATCCATTTATGTGATTCCttacacacagacacacacacacacacacacacacacacacacacacacacacacacattattTTTCTAGGATGAATACACATCTCATGAGATGCACAGCACTGCCAACTTCTTTTTCTCATGGCTGTCTATCCCCAACGAACTTAGGACATCCACCATCAAACTGGGACATCGTGATCAGAGATTTAGAAAGAGTTTCATGTAGCTATGATATCTTCTTGCACAATTCTTTGGTCTTTGTTTTTGCTCTAATTTCAACCCCTGGGCCATTTTGGACCTTTCACACTGGGTTTTAAACtctcattctttttcttattggtGTTCTCCTATATGGCCATATAATGTCCAAACAAAGGATTGCCCTAGCTATCGGCTATAAATTGAAAACTTCTACATTAATCTATATGTCAAAAAAGCCTTCTCACTGAATATAATTTCCTTCTTGACATGTGCATCTCTGGATACTGATTAACTAACTACTTCCATAGCCAAAGGTTCTATTGCATGAAAACATCTTTTACAGTATGTTAATTCTTTCTTGGTAGGGACACTAGAAAATAGCTCCCATGTCTAATCGTGTGGCCCAATGTCCCATGGAAGGACCATTTTGTATCTGCACCAAACCCCTGCAGATTTAGGAGACATGCAAACATCTGGGTTTTCACAGCTTTTCACATACTAAATGTAAGGACTAGCAATGTAGAACAGAAAAACATTGATATACATAATGCACTTTCTTAATGCTTATTATTCTAATTTTAACCTCCCCATTGTGGTAATTTTTCAGTATTTAAGTAAAGAactccaagatcttaacaagcCAAGGTATTACCAACAATTCTCATGTTACTGGAGAAATGTACTGGATTAAGTAAATGCTTTCTTGTGATTCTTCTCTCATGTCTCTTTTATATTTAATACTAAACCGTCTCAAAGGAAGGTGGTTGTCCGACCGCTGTTATGTCAGCCCAAGCACATTGGGGCAGTTTATAACTGCCAGTGGCAGCTAGCCTTGCACATAAATTTGGTGAAAGAAGGCGCCATCATTCTCTatccaagaatcaaattttAGAGCAACAGAGATTCCAAAGTTGCTGGACAAAGCCGCAAAAAATGATTGAGAAGTCTAGGTAGGGGCAAACAGTTATAATGGCTGAAAATACAAGGAAAAAAGTCCAATAAATGTGGGCCATAGGTTGAGTTTGGCCACCAAATTTGACAGATGGTGAATAGAGTTCGATGGTTCTCACTGGCCAGATCATCATTCCAAATGACTCAAAACCACGTGTCCTAGTGCTAGGGTGAGCAAAATGCCCATTGTGTTTATCCTTTTCTCAAAGGCCCAACGAGACTTTCAGAAAAATTTTGACGCAAACCCATAAGCGTAGTTTGATCTCATTTTCACATTGACCACCAAAAAcacctcctcttccttcctagGAGAAAAGTAGACGATTGCATTCCACTCTTCAAGAGGTTATTTTCAGTACTCATATATATGAATTTCTCCCTCAAAGCTATATagtgtagtagtagtagtagccCATTACTAATGATATTTAAAATTTGGACTTATGATAACTATGTTTCAGAGAAAATGTATGACTATACCAATCTGAGAGAAATTTTAAGACTCATTGGTGATGCTTTCTTCAATGACTGAATTGTTGCAGAGATCCAATCATCAGTGCCTTTTGCAGCCTCTCCCTCCTACAGAGCCAGCATGAGACTACACATGAGCAAGAACTACACCTCTATTTGTGGCCAGTTGTAGCATCAAAAGATGTAATcaagagaaatatatatatatatatatatatatatatatatatatatatatatatgtatagatAAAGCAATAGAAAAAGTTCACAATGGAAGTACAAAGAAGATAAAATTCAAAACCTAACAGTCAAGGAACTGATAAATTGCAGGGACTTACAAGAGCAGATAAAATTTCTTCTACTGACCTCCTGGAGAAGCACCTATCAATAATATCTAGTCTACAAGCaagaaataattaaattaaatacccAGAAAATGCTAGAGTGAGACCATGCTGATagttaaataattgaaaaataggAAATGTATAAATAATGGTTTAAAAAAAGTATCTGAAAATTTAATAATGAATATTTGGCAAAACCGCTAGCATGTCTAAACACAAATACAAGTGTAAAAAACAGTAGCTCAACTGTCAAGGCAGCCATGCATGGAAAATTTACAACCCAATGGGATCTAAAGTGCAAATTATGGAAATTGGCAATGAGTGATTTTGTGCAGTACAAGAGGGTAGTTTTCATTTGAAATTGGATTATTCTGTAGTTACCATATTAAATTCTGACAGCTAGACTCAAAAACCTGCTCAAATCTAGCCGTCAGATCGGGATCTCTTCAACTATTAGTGGGTCCATCATCCACAGGCCAATCAGATCCATTAGATCTAACCGATCTGTGTCACTATATGCCATATATATGATACATATGCATCAATTTTGACCAAACAGGCGCGGAATCACCCCAACGGCATTGCCCAAACTGTGAACAAACATTCTGAAAGAATATCTGGTGCAACCCCATTGTTATGCATTTTCCACTACTTCCTAATAGATGGCTCCCTCCTCAACATGAGCCCTTTGGCCCTACTATTATGGAGAAGTGATGTCACTACAAAATAAGTGCAAGTACAAAGCATTTATAATCCCTAGTCAGGAAATATAGTGTAGTTGCAACAGCTTAAACCTATACAACACAATTCAATAACAGAATCCTGATGTCATAGATCTCCCAAGACCCAATCACTTTTATCTGGAAAGCCATATTTAATTGACTTAAAAAGAGTTTAAAAATATGCAAAGGTACAAAAAATAAAACGTCCCCACAAAGAACAACTAGAATAGCAGACTTACCTGCGGTAAGCACTCTTGTCCTTCAGAGCTGGTTGCTGTGAGAACTTATCAATAATTGCAGAAACAACTGCAGGATCGGATGAGCTCACCTTAGACAATGCATCTTCCAGTGAAGGCAATCTCTGTTCAGTAGGACAAGTAACAAATACACATGATAAATATATCAATAAGATTAAGAATATAGCTGTTACAACCGCTTATcctaaaagctcaaactgttAAGGGCAACAACAATGTCTATcaatacccccccccccacactagCAGGCCTGTACATACACATCCCTGTGATATAGTTGTCAAGTTGTTACTAGGCATCCAGGCGCCTTGGTCGCCTTGCATCTAGgacccctccaatgccttgggtcacatagacaccatgacaactatgccttGTAAGTGACACACTCATGTGGAAATACCAAGGGGAGAATGTGTCGGAAACCCCATTGCACTTCCCAGTGATCAAAAACTCGAGCTTCCTACTCTAATACAATGTTGCAACAATTTATCCCAAAAAGCTCAAGCTGTTGGGTGGAGAGGCCTAATTGGTATATAATGTCATCCAAGGTCCCAGAGTTAGTTGATGTGGGATTATTCCCAACAAAATATCCCTATATTCTAGTTACATTATAAAAAGTACATGACAATCTTGTCTAGTGATTCCAATTAGAGTAGGCTTCATATTCAAAACTAAGTCACCAATCAAAGGAAGCCTTTCCCTAGTGAGTAGGAATACAAAAAGAACACCTAATAATACAAAATTTCACGTTTTCAAAATATACACCACTCCCCTGATAATTTTCTTaggtaaatattttttttgcatttggATGTAGAGCCCAAATCAGTTGGAAGACTAACACTAAACTAGAAAAACCACTAAAACAGAGAAATCTTGATTCTGAGATGTTTTTTATCCTGAACCATCCCCATGGTCTCGGAAAGTGCATAGATGCATTATGTTGTATATATTCAGTCTAATAACTTGACTATCTATCTAAGAATACAGCCAATCAGTGAACTCAAATGAACCCTTAGAACAccagtgatgtagataagtcatttaatgggcttattttattacaaataatcCTTGGGTCGGGTTATTtatgtgttaggcctttgatcccatgggttttatttGTTATGGGccatgatgagcacatttatgtgtgaaatctagggtagtaaaacatgcattttacatatttagaatggagctaccttgggttttactctctttttgcaggttttatattttcaaggccttaaggactatcgggcactatatcttcaattttacacgtaaagaggtcctatttcttttcatggttgcgaagaggacgaaattctgagcaagatggacgtgttcaattaaaagtacacgttcgtttggtcacccgtacaaatgattattcttttcggaccagaaaaagaataatggatcagaactgaaccgagatgcagaaccagcccgtttgcaattgtcccaaaggtacaaggaatactccaaataccaacaaggatcgatggaccacatcctcaattgattgaagattcatttttggtaacaacaactacctagtgtagttggtgagctatggtgtacaaaattcccttgctcaccaagaggtctcaagttcNNNNNNNNNNNNNNNNNNNNNNNNNNNNNNNNNNNNNNNNNNNNNNNNNNNNNNNNNNNNNNNNNNNNNNNNNNNNNNNNNNNNNNNNNNNNNNNNNNNNagttatttatttatttaattttaattgcgtggcttgcgtctttaaattcttagatgacgaatggttaggacgttatttttaggacggtaattagaattagatcacaaccattaatcagttcactttcgcattattaaaagaaataaaaaataaagtggttgctctccctgtgtttgacccgtagctacactgattcgtacgcttgcggttacattttagaTCTCAAACAGGGGGGACCAATATGTGGCAGTATGGGGATGTCACGGAGTAGTCTCAGGCTGCAGCGGCACTGCTCCCTTGTGTTTAGGTTATTATATTCATAGCTCCCAATTTTCAAGGGTATTTTATTCTACAAAGGAATTAAGGGCTCATTTGTTTTGAGGTAATTAAGAACTGTATGAGAGGAAAATTTTAAGTCATTATTTCCTAgtaaaattcatttaaaaaaaattgtaaataaaaCCACTAGTTTGATAGAGATTCACTTAAATGATggcaaagaagaaattctttccATCATTATGTTTGGATAGGTGTGAAGAATAGTGAAAGGCATTTTCGGGCCTTGAACATGAAAGTGGGGAATAACGATGATCTTAGATTCATGGATGaacaatataaaattttaaaattctattagattttttttagggtGCGCGCTCTAGAGACATTGACgagcatatttatgtgtgaaatctagtgtagtaaaacatgcattttatatatttagaatagagctatcttgggttttactctctttttgcaggttatatattttcaaggccttaaggactattgggtgttatatctccaattttacacttaaagaggccatatttcttttcaaagttgcgaagaggacaaaattctgagcaagatggaagtgttcaattgcaagtacacattcgtttggtcaactgtacaagtgattattcttttcgggtcagaaaaaaaataatggatcagaactgaaccgagatgcagaaccagcccatctgcagttgtctcaagggtataaagaatatttcaaatgccaacaatgatcgatggaccacatctttaagtgattgaatattcatttttggtaacaacaactacctagcgtagttagtgagttgtggtgtgcaaaatcccttgctaaTTAGGAGgccaaataggaaaaaaaaaaaaaaaaagacaagggtatagacgaaattttccattaaaatagaatattatctaaatccaagcaagaaaaatcggccaaaggggtttcttgtgcaaaaagagagagaaaaatagaaaaaaggagaaaaaataggaagaaaaaggcaagaaaaatcgtgaaAGATCTCTTTCCACAcgttcttcccttctctctcctccacttcatcaacaagataaaaaaaaatcttttttttagaagctaaaatcgttagctttcctcccccattctctatataatagaattaacacaaggagaggaagcacttcattcttcttctagggtttttttttagttgttctatctctttctccagttttctctttctctagctctagttctaggtttatgctttaaacacttttgtaagttctttttattcaattaatgtaagtacttttgttttttatttagtcttttatttttattgtttaaacaattgaagttgtaattttcaagttctagttttaggcttagttctaggtgacaagaataagctatgaagtatgtttttcaagttcaatttttttctttagattttttttctctagtactagtaatttcatatttggtttattccagatctagtttttagtactggtaataactcaaatcgatcaagttttcagttcaagggatgaagttcaagtaagtaggctccttcagtagtcctctctcccctctctcattccATCTTCTgactactctttctttcttaatttaggattttaatttcagtcattatattattgctatcccttttccccaaggttcatagctagtgtatgtattgattttgcccctcctagccatagaattatcattttattgtttttattttaattgtctctctttccctaaagctaagtagagaagctcataatatgatgcatctctcacgttaagtagagaaatctacttgtgggtctctctctagctttatcccctttcttttactttatttttattttagcatttttttccttcattgctttttaattgagtggtgtgtttattttcagctacttatttatttaattttaattgtgtggcttgcatgtttaaattcttagatgacgaatggttaggacgttattttatatatatatatatatatatatttaggacggtaattagaattagatcacaatcattaatcgattcactttcatattattaaaaaaaataaaaaaataaagtggcttcTCTCCCTGTGTTTAactcgtagctacactgatccgtatgcttgcggttacattttaaaatctcaaacaagtttttggcgccgttgccgggtagacagtttcatgttatttttcactttcttttggtaaatcggagtgttttatttgctttgttttgtttttccttttcttttattgaattcctgagaagaacaacttgcaataataattGTAATGGTGGAGGTTGtcatgcctcatagtatgataaagacaggtttcgccctatagcagtaccttaggaattaacctgagcaaccctggatccctgctggtaagctcccaaaaagcaaaaaaaaaaaaaaaaaaatcaaaaaatcataaaaaaaagttttgatatccattcttttgtgcttgtcttactctagttgtggatagttttTTGttacatgagtgttaggtgagtacgtaatactaagaatcggttggaaagaagagatccaacaagtagtgacttTATACGTTTACTTTCTTTAAAgtctttcaatatgggagaccaatatcaaaacccttcacattagtctctaaaagataggttctactctgctagaacaacccaaccttcctgcatagttctaccacaagcccagggcaataattttgaacttaaatctcaatacatcattatgttgccccacttccatgggttgacctctaaagatgcatacctatttctaagggaatttgaagaggtatatgttctaattaagatccaacagctttctgatgatccTGTTAAGCTtgggtttatcacttttgcattaaaagaccaagctaagaagtggttgtatgggttacccacaaattccataacctcatgggaacagttcacagttgtcttccttaagaaggtTTTCTCAACTCAggagaccaataagcttagaagtgatatcctttagtttagacaaaaacctagtgagtcatttttcaAACTTATAGAAAGATTCAAgtatc is drawn from Macadamia integrifolia cultivar HAES 741 chromosome 7, SCU_Mint_v3, whole genome shotgun sequence and contains these coding sequences:
- the LOC122083683 gene encoding 3-hydroxyisobutyryl-CoA hydrolase 1-like (The sequence of the model RefSeq protein was modified relative to this genomic sequence to represent the inferred CDS: added 279 bases not found in genome assembly); this translates as MATYSKPQVSLLNGIVMGGGAGVSIHGRFRVATENSVFAMPETSLGLFPDVGASYYLSRLPGLFGEYVGLTGARLDGAEMLACGLATHFVPAKRLPSLEDALSKVSSSDPAVVSAIIDKFSQQPALKDKSAYRRLDIIDRCFSRRSVEEILSALEGEAAKGTDDWISATIQSLKKASPMSLKISLRLIREGRVQGVGRCLIQEYRVCCHVLRKEVSEDFFEGCRAILVDKDRNPKWEPSQLELISDDMVERYFSKVDDEEWEDLKLPARYKLPVSAMAKL